The DNA segment AGGGAACGCCGGGAGAGATCGGCGCGAGCGGGCCCGAGGGACTCGAGCGGTCGGAATGGCGACCCGGGCGGCGTGGGGGCGGGTCGGGACGGCGTGCTACGTTCGAACACGCGGGCGGCGGCCATGCCGCCGGGGGGCATCGATGAGCAGGAAAGGCATCGCGATCCTGGCGCTGGGGGCGGCACCCGGGCTGCTGGCGGGGTGCGTCTTCGTGAACGGGGAGGCCGCGGTGATCGGCTCGGGTCGCGTCGTCGAGGAGAGCCGCGAGGTCGAGCCGTTCGAGCGACTGTCGCTCGCCTGCGCGGCCGACGCCGAGGTCCACGTCGGGGAGGAGCCCTCCGTGCGGCTGGCGGCCGAGGACAACATCCTCCCGCTGATCACCACCGAGGTGAGCGGGGGAACGCTCCGGATCTCCGGAAGCGGAAGCTACTGGACGCGCCACGGCGTGAAGTTGACGGTGGGCACGCCGCGGCTGACGAGCGTCAGCCTCGCCGGGTCCGGGGACGTCACGATCGAGAACGTGGACGCCGACTCCTTCCGCGTCGAGGTGAGAGGATCGGGGGACGTGACCGCGAGCGGCCGGGCCCGCCGCGTCG comes from the Acidobacteriota bacterium genome and includes:
- a CDS encoding DUF2807 domain-containing protein, encoding MATRAAWGRVGTACYVRTRGRRPCRRGASMSRKGIAILALGAAPGLLAGCVFVNGEAAVIGSGRVVEESREVEPFERLSLACAADAEVHVGEEPSVRLAAEDNILPLITTEVSGGTLRISGSGSYWTRHGVKLTVGTPRLTSVSLAGSGDVTIENVDADSFRVEVRGSGDVTASGRARRVEVLLMGSGDVDLAGLRAEEAEVSVLGSGDVDLYAARRLSCEIRGSGDVTYRGNPEEVHKSVFGSGDVTPAP